In Sphingobacterium sp. PCS056, the following proteins share a genomic window:
- a CDS encoding sensor histidine kinase: protein MLGERTLLYQLFLNLMGNAIKYRSTIQKPFVEISSENVGNSVFYYIKDNGIGMDLREGVNIFDIFKRLPNSQGYEGSGIGLSIVKRIIDRLNAEITVKSELQVGTTFCIEFKKE from the coding sequence ATTTTAGGAGAAAGAACGTTACTATATCAATTGTTTTTAAATTTGATGGGTAACGCTATTAAATATAGGAGTACGATTCAAAAGCCATTTGTTGAGATATCCAGTGAGAACGTAGGCAACTCTGTTTTTTATTATATTAAGGACAATGGAATAGGTATGGACCTTAGAGAAGGCGTCAATATATTTGATATCTTTAAGCGATTGCCTAATTCTCAGGGATATGAGGGATCGGGTATTGGACTTTCTATTGTCAAGCGTATCATTGATCGTTTAAATGCTGAAATTACTGTTAAAAGCGAACTTCAAGTTGGAACTACTTTTTGTATTGAATTTAAAAAAGAATAA
- a CDS encoding ferritin-like domain-containing protein, translated as MENQINNPEIINDLIKINNDRIEGYKTASDLANNMGVDSLGGIFGKYMQQSKQFIEELTPYVKLEGEEPTESTMMSGKLFRLWMNVKVNISGNDKRSLLESCEKGEDAFKETYKNTLEEDADQLSIEVKNMVLNQLGKQLAAHNDIKMLRDNASL; from the coding sequence ATGGAAAATCAAATTAATAATCCAGAAATTATCAATGATCTTATCAAGATCAACAATGATCGCATAGAAGGATATAAAACAGCATCTGATCTTGCAAACAATATGGGAGTGGATAGCTTAGGTGGTATTTTCGGGAAATATATGCAGCAATCAAAACAATTTATAGAAGAGTTAACACCTTATGTTAAACTCGAGGGTGAGGAGCCAACGGAAAGTACGATGATGAGTGGTAAACTTTTTAGATTGTGGATGAATGTTAAAGTAAATATTTCAGGAAATGATAAGAGAAGCTTATTGGAAAGTTGTGAAAAAGGAGAAGATGCTTTTAAGGAAACCTATAAAAACACACTAGAAGAGGATGCTGATCAGTTATCAATAGAAGTGAAAAATATGGTGTTGAACCAATTGGGTAAGCAGCTAGCTGCGCATAATGATATTAAAATGTTACGTGATAACGCATCGTTATAA
- a CDS encoding glycosyltransferase family 2 protein gives MEEVLTPTKEVKVLVKPAVLNSNEQQLKQQKNSLLRKSIQYGLKEYSIWGITFLILLTSVFGLYMLQTEFEALRFERLDSIGGTIIIGFGIFLLLSSISFLVYLIILHTKYKPIASVSDEELPSCTVIVPAYNEGHLVYDTLRSLANSDYPGHKLQLIAIDDGSKDDTFSWIQRAKAELGDRVEIYQQPKNMGKRHALYRGFKLGKGDIFITVDSDSVVKKDTLRNMASPFVKNKDCGAVAGNVRVLNNKKAIIPRMLSVSFIFSFEFVRSAQSVLGSVMCTPGALSAYRKDAVMNCLEDWMNQTFMNQPSDIGEDRAMTNMILKQGYHVLFQSNAYVYTDTPVRYKNLYKMFIRWERSNVRENIMMSRFAFTNFREGKKLGTRILLLMQWKKVLLSYPLLLLMMWTIFHYPLMFLSSTFVGILIFSSIQAFFFASKSDNKKEAFWAYTYSIFYAFSLFWITPYAIATAGRSGWLTRG, from the coding sequence ATGGAAGAAGTTCTCACTCCTACAAAGGAGGTTAAGGTGCTAGTAAAGCCAGCTGTATTAAATTCAAACGAGCAGCAATTAAAACAACAAAAAAACAGTTTGTTACGCAAATCAATTCAATATGGTCTCAAAGAGTATAGTATATGGGGCATAACATTTTTGATTTTATTAACGTCAGTATTTGGTCTATATATGCTTCAGACAGAATTCGAAGCATTACGTTTTGAACGTCTAGATAGCATTGGCGGAACTATAATTATTGGATTCGGTATTTTCCTTTTACTATCCAGTATCAGTTTCTTGGTCTATTTGATAATTTTACATACAAAATATAAGCCTATTGCCTCTGTATCTGATGAAGAATTGCCTTCTTGTACAGTTATAGTACCAGCTTACAATGAAGGACATCTTGTCTATGATACTTTACGTAGTCTTGCAAATAGCGATTATCCTGGTCACAAGCTCCAATTAATAGCAATCGATGATGGTAGTAAAGATGATACATTCTCGTGGATACAACGCGCTAAAGCAGAGTTGGGTGATCGCGTCGAAATTTATCAACAACCTAAGAACATGGGAAAACGACATGCGCTTTACCGTGGTTTCAAATTAGGTAAAGGTGATATATTCATTACTGTTGATAGTGATTCTGTGGTAAAAAAAGATACACTTAGAAATATGGCCTCTCCTTTTGTGAAAAATAAAGATTGTGGTGCTGTTGCTGGAAATGTTCGTGTACTCAATAATAAAAAAGCTATAATACCACGCATGCTTAGTGTGAGTTTTATATTCAGTTTTGAATTTGTCCGCTCCGCACAAAGTGTATTAGGTTCGGTCATGTGTACACCGGGAGCTTTATCAGCATATCGAAAAGATGCCGTCATGAATTGTTTAGAAGATTGGATGAATCAAACATTCATGAATCAACCTTCGGATATTGGAGAAGACAGGGCTATGACCAACATGATTTTGAAACAAGGTTACCATGTTTTGTTTCAATCCAATGCATATGTCTATACCGATACTCCTGTACGTTATAAAAACTTATATAAGATGTTTATTCGTTGGGAAAGAAGTAATGTGCGTGAAAATATTATGATGAGCCGTTTTGCTTTTACCAATTTCCGTGAGGGCAAAAAATTAGGAACGCGTATTTTATTACTTATGCAATGGAAAAAAGTATTGCTTTCCTATCCGCTGCTTTTGTTAATGATGTGGACAATATTTCATTATCCTTTAATGTTCTTGAGTTCAACTTTTGTAGGAATACTAATTTTTTCAAGTATTCAAGCATTCTTCTTTGCCTCAAAAAGTGACAATAAAAAAGAAGCATTTTGGGCTTATACTTACAGTATATTCTATGCATTCTCTCTATTCTGGATTACTCCATATGCAATTGCTACAGCAGGACGCAGCGGATGGTTGACAAGAGGGTAA
- a CDS encoding type 1 glutamine amidotransferase domain-containing protein: MKVLVVLTSHDQLGDTGNKTGFWVEEFAAPYYVMADAGVDVTIASPKGGQPPIDPKSALPEFQTEATKRFDEDKELQAKLANSIILSEVDEQDYDAIFYPGGHGPLWDLANDKTSITLIEDFWKNNKPVAAVCHAPGVFRFVKDSDGIPLVKGKKVTGFSNSEEEAVQLTDVVPFLVEDELIKLGGDYSKGEDWGSYVLKDGNLITGQNPGSSEETAKELLALLSK; the protein is encoded by the coding sequence TTGAAAGTATTAGTCGTACTTACCTCTCATGATCAACTTGGAGATACAGGAAATAAAACAGGTTTTTGGGTCGAAGAATTTGCTGCACCCTATTATGTTATGGCTGATGCAGGAGTCGATGTGACAATCGCTTCTCCAAAAGGTGGACAACCTCCGATAGATCCTAAAAGCGCACTTCCAGAATTCCAGACTGAAGCGACAAAACGATTTGATGAGGACAAGGAATTACAAGCTAAATTGGCCAATAGCATAATATTGAGTGAAGTAGACGAACAGGATTACGATGCTATTTTTTATCCCGGCGGACATGGCCCACTTTGGGATTTGGCGAATGATAAAACCTCTATAACACTTATAGAAGATTTTTGGAAAAACAATAAGCCTGTTGCCGCAGTATGCCACGCTCCGGGTGTATTCCGGTTTGTTAAAGACAGCGATGGTATCCCATTAGTAAAAGGTAAAAAAGTTACTGGATTTTCGAATTCTGAAGAAGAGGCTGTTCAATTGACAGATGTTGTTCCCTTTTTAGTAGAAGATGAACTTATAAAACTTGGTGGTGATTATAGTAAAGGAGAAGATTGGGGTAGTTATGTTTTAAAAGATGGCAATTTGATCACAGGTCAAAATCCAGGTTCTTCAGAAGAAACGGCAAAGGAATTACTCGCCCTCTTATCGAAATAG
- a CDS encoding Crp/Fnr family transcriptional regulator, whose translation MYLLLMKDREILRRHIDQTIQLNDEQFDYFFSFFKPVSFKKKQSIIQIGDDVPCEYFVLNGCLKTFFVNDEQKMHILQFATKTWWASDYNALHNNKKATVNLDCVSDADTLCLFSEDREKVCKEIHEVETFLRWRSNKGYIGLQKRILSLLNNDARSRYEELMQQYPELYNLVPKHLIAAYLGVSRETLSRLYHAR comes from the coding sequence ATGTATCTTCTACTCATGAAGGATCGCGAAATTCTTAGACGACATATCGATCAAACTATTCAACTCAACGATGAACAGTTTGATTATTTCTTTTCTTTTTTTAAACCCGTATCATTTAAGAAGAAACAATCCATCATCCAAATTGGTGATGATGTACCATGCGAGTATTTTGTTTTAAATGGCTGTCTTAAAACATTTTTTGTTAATGATGAACAAAAGATGCACATCCTACAATTTGCAACAAAAACCTGGTGGGCATCTGATTATAATGCGTTACATAACAATAAAAAAGCAACAGTTAATCTGGATTGTGTAAGTGATGCAGATACCCTTTGCCTGTTTAGTGAAGACCGAGAAAAAGTGTGCAAAGAAATACACGAAGTGGAAACTTTTCTAAGGTGGCGTTCCAATAAGGGTTATATAGGTTTACAAAAAAGAATACTCTCCTTACTTAACAACGATGCCCGAAGTCGGTATGAAGAATTGATGCAACAATATCCAGAACTCTACAACCTGGTTCCAAAACATTTAATTGCGGCGTATCTTGGTGTATCCCGCGAAACCCTAAGCCGCCTGTATCATGCCAGATAG